The Candidatus Synechococcus calcipolaris G9 genome contains the following window.
TCAAAACCTTGAGGGCAGCCTTGAGGTAATCAGGGGAATGGGGGCGATGTAGAAATTGGACAAGGGTTAATAACTCCTCCGGGACATGGGAGCGGCGTTCATTCCCCCCCACGTCAAAAATGGTAATGCCCTGGGTTGCCAAAGAGTTATCCCAACCGTACTCCTGGGGGTTGCGCAGGACATCGGCAATAAAGCGACCCTGTTTATTTTCACGAACGAGAATGGCGGCATTGGCCTGGGGATTGGCTTGGAATAGTTCTGCCAGTCGTTGCTGGACGAGGTGTACGGAGGCAAAAATATCCGGGGGAAAATGTAGCTCTAGGCCCTGTCCCCATGGGGGAGGATTTGCCCCCGGCTGGGGATCATTGGCAGCAACAGGTTGAATATCTTGGCTGCGAAAGGGCAACTCACCACCGGCCACCTGGGCACCATTAGCCCAATGGACTAAAAAGTTAGCCGCTTCAATAATAATGGGGCTACAGCGACCTGCCTGGGCCATTTCATAGAAGCGACCCTGGGCTTGACAGTCCTGACAAAACTCACGGAAGAATAGGGGATCCGCCGATGTGAAGGTGGAGTTAATGGCTTGATTGGGATCCCCCACCCGCACAAAATTAACGGGGCGATCGCCCTGGGCGGCAATTAATTCCAAAAGGCGGGTTTGCAGAGGGCTGGAATCTTGGGCTTCATCCTCAAAGACCGCATAGACCCGTTCTTGCCAATCTTTACGCAGTTTATCATCCTGCTCCAACAGCTTTAAGGCACTGAGAATCATCTCGTCATAGTCGATCCACTGGCGTTCCCCCAGACCCTTTTGATAGCGGTGATAGAGATCGGCGGCGATCGCCAGAATTGGGTAAGGATCCTCCACCTGATCCGCCAAGGCATAGAGATCCGCCGGCGTGAGATAGGAGCTTTTGGCCGTGCCTACGGCGATATTGGCTAACTTGGGCAAAATATCCGTCAACAGGGCCGTGCGGCGGCGCAGAACCTCCGTTTCCTCAGAGTCATCTTGTTGCCCCCTAATCAGATCCTCTAGGATATGCGGGTTTTGCCGGGCCCATTGCTCCACACAACTGCGGTAAAGTCGTTTTTTGTCGTAATCAGAAATGAGACTCACCACCGTTAAATCCAAACCCAAGCGTGGATGACTGGTGGCAATATTTAAGGCTAAACCATGGAGCGTTTGCACCGTAAAACCCGTGCGAGGCAACCCCAAGTCATTCAGGTATTGGCGAATCCGTGCCTTGATATTGGCCGCCGCCGATCGCGTAAACGTGACCACGACCAATTGGCGATGATGATTTAACTGCTCCCGAGCCACGGAAATTGCCGCAGCTACTGCCATCCCATGGGATTTACCCGCCCCCGGAACCGCCGAGACCGCAAGGGGGCCCCCCAGCCAATCCGCCAATTCCCGTTGTCCCGGCCGCAACGTAGCCCGTAATTGCATCAAGGCCCGATCCTGGGCAATGGTCTCCATAAATTTGTCTATCCCCTAAAAGGCGATCGTGAATGTTAGCGTTGCTACATACAAATTTTTGTTACAAAACGGTCAGGATTTGAAAACATATGAGGAAAATCGTATAATTGAATACAGAAAGTCTGAGATGCCATCCTCATTTATTACGTTTTTTCAAGTAATTGTCCCAATCTTTTGGTTTTCAGGAGCCATACTTCATTATGAAACTAACCTATCGTGGTGTCGCCTATCAGGCCAATTCGGTCAAGCTTCCCCTTGTTAACGACACAATCAGCGGCAAATATCGGGGCGCGACTTGGCAGGGCAAAAAACTAGCCGAATCCATTGATCAGCCGATGTATACTCTTTGCTGGCGGGGTGTAACCTACAACACGGATGGTTCCCTAGTGCCCGTGGAAGCAACCCAGGGTTCTCTGTCCGGGATTTTAGCTGACTCTACCAAGCCCATGGCCATGGATCAGCACCGGGCCGCCATTCTCAAGAGCTTAGAGCATCGGATCAATGTTGCCCGCAATCAAGGGAATCAGCAACTTGTCCAAGCCCTCGAAGATGAATGGAAACAGTTTGCCTAGGGCGTTCTTTTTGCTCCGGCGGTGAGTGGGGGTTTCGGCCCCCATTTTTATTTGCCCGATTTTTGCCCTTAAATTTTTTGACCAACCAAAAGAACATTTTTGCCAATGGGAGGGGGAACGATTTGCTCAATCACTCGCATCGGCGGAATGACTAATTTGTCGTAAAGGGAAACACTGCCCTGGCCTAGGGAACGCCCCAGTAAAACAAAGTTGATGTACCACGGTAAAATCCCCACTAGATCAAAATAGTCTGCCTGAAGAATGGAAAAGCCGGCATTTTTGACCCTGTTCATTAATCCTGATTTGGTATAACGGCGAAAATGTCCAATCTGCTGATCAAAGCTGCTATACAACCAGCCAAGGGCCGGCACAAAGATCAATAGATATCCCTTGGGTTTGAGGGCTTGCCAGGCATGGGTCAGTTCCGTCCGATCATCTTCGATATGCTCAAGGACGTTAATATAAACCACCGCATCAAAGATCCCTTGACCATAGCTGGGACTAAAGAAATCATTGACGGCCCTTGCCCGTTGATCTGGGGCCAGGGACTGGGCTAAGTCCGGATACATCTCCTGGGAGGGTTCAAAGGCGACAAGCTGATCAATGTTTTTCTCTAGGAGGAGGTTGGATATACTTCCCTTGCCGGCCCCCACCTCGGCGATCGCCCCAGTTAGATAGGGGCTAAACACATCCATGATCCACTGATGGTAATTCACGGCAAAGGACATAGCTTCCAGATCCTTGCCAGGATAACTCAGACTAGGACTCTGGGCCATGGTGGGGGTTCTCCGCTGCGATCGCCCATCTTTAATATTTAATACGATCTAGTACTATCTGGTACGAGTTAGTACAAGCTATCCCATCTCCCTTGAGCGGGAATCAAAGAGGGCCGTATAAGCTCAAAGTGTACCTGATTTGCTTCAACAAAGGATACAGGATACAGCTAGTAGCAGTGGGGATGCAGGTAGTGGAACAAGAATCAGCCTACTGGTTGGCATGGGCCCAAATTCCGGGGGTGGGGCCGGTCTTACTCAAACGGATTTGGCAATTTTTCGGATCCCTTAGCCAGGCATGGCAGGCCCCCCTCGGTGAATTAGCCCAGGTTGATGGGGTGGGTCCAAAACTCCTAGATATGATTTGCCAGCAACAACAAACCACAAATATTGCCGAAAACTATCAAACCCACTGCGCTAAAAATCCCTATTTCTGGACACCCGCCGATCCCCTATACCCACGGCTATTGGGGGAAATTCCCGATCCGCCGCCCTTCCTCTACTATTCCGGTGACATTAACCCAGGGGAAAATCAGGGGCAAATCACGGCCGTGGCGATCGTGGGCACAAGGGAGCCTTCGGACTACGCCAAACGTTGGACCCGCAAATTGGCTCGCACCCTAGGAGAGCATGGATTTTTAGTCGTTTCCGGTTTAGCCGCTGGGATTGATACAGAGGCCCACAGAGGTTGCCTGGAAGGGGGCGGGCGCACCATGGCCGTATTAGGGACGGGGATTGATCTAATTTATCCCCCTCAAAATCGTCATCTCTATGGAGAAATTTGCCGCAACGGGGTCATTGTCAGTGAATATGTCGCAGGAACCCCCGCCGATCGCCCCAACTTTCCCCGCCGCAATCGGATTATTGCTGGGTTATGCCGAGCAACCTTAATTATGGAAGCCCCTAGTAAATCCGGCTCCTTAATTACCGCTAGAATTGCCGCTGAGTACGGGCGAGATGTGTATGTGTTGCCGGGCAGTTTGGATAATCCACGGGCGATGGGTTGCTTGGGCTTGGTCAACCGAGGGGCGCAAATCATTTTGGGAGCAGGACATTTGCTCGAGCTATTGGGCCAAACACCAACCATGGACCCGCCACCCCGCCAGGAACGTCCTCCCTTACCGGCGGAACTCAATTGCCTTCTGGAAGCGATCGCCCGCCTATCCTTAAATACTAACCAGCCCGCCGTCGCCTTTGATTTAATCGTCCAGGAAACTCACCTGTCTGCCGCTGCCGTCTCCAGTGGTTTATTGCAGCTTGAACTCATGGGCCTCGTCAGCTCAGAACCAGGGATGCGCTACCAAAGCTTATGCTAGGGGATACCTCGATTAATTCAAAATTTGGGGCGATCGCAAACGAGATTTCAATGGTTTCAGCCTCTATTTTTAGCAGATCGAGCAATTTTTCGAGGTGCCCTTATGTCTAGGTAGTCGAGCTAGGTTGTCTGAGGTTTTATCTCGTCAACGTCCATTGACTTTGGAGATGATTCGGAAGTTGAACCAAGAATTAGGGATTCCAGCGGAGATTCTTATTCAGCCCTATGAATCATCGCAAATTCCTGCCTAAAGCATAATGTTCGTTCTCCCTAGAGATAGCTAATAACCTCCTCGGTTTCATAGCGCACTTTGGGTAGGGACGCATACTTATCATCGTCAGCCCGATAGCCCAAGGTACAGACCACAACAGACTTATACCCCTGGGTAGGCAACCCTAAAAGCTCGTCGTATTTTGCCGGATTAAACCCTTCCATGGGACAGGTATCAATGCCTAGCATCGCTGCGGCCGTCATTAATTGACCCAAAGCCAAGTACACCTGACGGGTTGACCAGTCATCCATGTCTAGGGGGTAGGGCGGCTTCTCTAAAAACCCTTTGACCACATCGCCATACTTTTGCAGATTCTCTATGGGGACTTGGTGAACGGCCGCTTGGCGGGCCAAGTATCGATCTACGTCCTCGGTATTAATTCCCTTTTTGATGGCCAACACCACTAAATGGGAGGCATCCACCACTTGTTTTTGTCCCCAGGAATGATTGACCAGTTCTTGGCGAAGTTCTGGGTCAGTGACCACAAAGAATTTCCAGGGCTGTAAACCAAAGGACGAGGGAGCCAATACCAGGCTTTGCTCTAGTACTCGCCAGGTCGATTCTGGAATTTTCTTTGAAGCATCAAATTTTTTGGTGGCATAACGCCACTGCAACTGCTGGAGAACGTCATCGAGACTAACCGCCATAGAACCTCTTTTATTGGTTTAGGAGTGAATGTATTGACTAGGAATTAACTCAGCATTGATCATAGCGTTCCAATGTTGATCAGGGAGTTAAGACACTTGTTCAGGGGTCATTGCAACGACATCATCCTGCACTGGTATCCCCTCATTAATTTCTTCGAGGCGTTGCTGGACGTGGGGATCATTGGGAAAAAAATTGTTATCGCCCTCCTGGAGCAAAAGACGTTCGCAGGAAATGGTATCAGACAAAATCGCGCTGGCCATCATCCCCGAATGGATTTCTAATTGAGCATCTCTGGGGGTTTCAAAGACCAGTCGCTGCCCTGGAAAGACGACGCGCTCAAAGTACCAGTTGGGAATATTCGTAATCCGGGCAATTTGCATTTTATTGGTGGCGTTGACATAGCAACACAGGATGCGATCGCCGCGATCGCTGGGGACGGGATCAAAGAGTTGGGGCATGGTCGAGGAGGTCACTTATCTTAAAAGGGCATTGTTACTCTTACGAGGTTAACACCCCACCCTGGGGAGAGTTGTAATATCAATTACAAGATTTTACTGTGATCCCCTGGGATTGATCCCAAAATCCGCCTGAGAACAGTGTGTTAGAACTTAAACAGATGTAAAGATTTTCTAATGATTTTTTGCTTCTTTAGAGGTGTTCTGTCCTATGCCGGCCCGTGTCCTCTATGTCCGTCTACCCTGCAACCCGATTTTTCCCATTGGGGTAGTTTATCTGGCGGATCACATTCATAAACAGTTGCCCCAGGTGGAGCAGCGAATTTTTGATTTAGGGACGGTGCCGCCCTTAGATTTTCAACGTGCCCTGGCGACCTGTATTGATGAGTTTCAACCGACCCATCTGGTATTTTCCTGGCGAGATATTCAGATCTACGCACCGGTGGGTGGGCGGGGCGGCAACCCCTTACAAAATGCCTTTGAGTTTTACTATGCCCTCAACCCGTTGATTAAGTTGCGGGGGGCGATCGGGGGACTGCGAGTGATGCTGGCCTACTATGGTGAACTTTGGCGGAATCTAGGTCTGATCCGCCAGGGTATCCAGCACGCAAAACGCTATTGCCCAGAGGTGAAGACCATTGTCGGTGGTGGGGCTGTCAGTGTCTTTTATGAGCAGCTTGGCCGCAGTTTACCCCAGGGGACGATTATTTCTGTGGGGGAAGGGGAAACCCTCTTGGCTAAGGTATTACAACACCAGGCCATTGACCAAGAGCGGTGCTATGTCGTCGGCCAAGGGCAACCCCGCGATCGCCTGATCCATGAATGGCCCAACCCCATTGAAAAAACCGCCTGTAACTATGACTATATCGAAACCATCTGGCCCGAATTGGAGTATTACCTTCAGGGGGGGGATTTCTATATTGGCGTACAAACCAAACGGGGCTGTCCCCACAATTGTTGCTACTGCGTCTATACCGTCGTCGAGGGCAAACAGGTGCGGATCAATCCAGCCGCCGAAGTGGTGGCGGAAATGCGGCAATTCTACGATCGCGGTATTCGTAATTTTTGGTTCACCGATGCCCAATTTATTCCGGCCCGTAAATTTATTCCCGATGCGATCGCCCTGCTGAAGGAAATTTTAAGGACAGACATGACGGATATTCATTGGGCCGCCTATATTCGCGCCGATAACCTCACGCCGGAACTGTGCGATCTCATGGTGCAAACTGGCATGAATTACTTTGAAATTGGCATTACTAGTGGTTCCCAAGAACTAGTGCGAAAAATGCGAATGGGTTACAATCTCCGCACCGTTCTCCAAAATTGCCGAGATCTAAAAGCGGCGGGATTTGAGGATCTCGTTTCCGTAAACTATTCCTTTAATGTCATTGATGAACGACCGGAAACCATTGCCCAAACCGTTGCCTACCACCGCGAACTAGAGCAGATCTTTGGGGCAGACAAGGTGGAACCAGCTATCTTTTTTATTGGTCTCCAACCCCATACCCACCTTGAGGACTATGCCTTTGATCAGGGCATCCTTAAAAAAGGCTATAACCCCATGAGCTTAATGCCCTGGACAGCAAAAAAACTCCTCTGGAATCCAGAACCCCTAGGGGCCGTCTTTGGGGAGGTGTGTTTAGCCGCTTGGCGGAACAATCCCAATGATTTTGGCCGAGAAGTCATGAAAATTCTTGAGGATAGGTTTGGCCGCGCCGATCTAGAAACCGCATTATCGGCTCCGATCCCCGAAAAAACAGGGCGATCGCTCACCAGTGTATAAGCTATCTTGAGCTATCCTGAAAATTTAGGCTTCAAAGAATACCGTTGCCCCTTAAAATGTGAGTCAGGCCATGGATTGGCCGAGGCGTAGTTAGTTTTTAGTATAAAGAGGAAGGGATCCGGTGGTTAGAGTTGCAATTAACGGTTTTGGTCGCATCGGCCGGAATTTTATGCGGTGCTGGCTCAAGCGCAAGGCCAACAGCAAATTAGATATTGTCGCCATTAACGATACATCCGATCCCCGCACCAATGCCCACCTGCTCAAGTACGACTCTATGCTGGGCACGTTCCATGATGCAGACATCACCTCCGATGAAAGTTGCATCTATGCTGATGGTAAGGCCTTCAAATGTGTATCTGATCGCAACCCCGAAAACCTACCCTGGGGTGCCTGGGATATTGACTTAGTCATTGAAGCTACGGGGGTATTTACAACCCGCGATGGCGCAAATAAGCACGTTAATGCTGGGGCAAAAAAGGTTTTAATTACTGCTCCTGGCAAGGGAAATGTCCCCACCTACGTCGTTGGCGTGAATCACAAAACCTTTGATCCCAATGAAACCATTTTAAGTAATGCCAGTTGTACCACCAACTGCCTTGCTCCCATTGTCAAGGTTCTCCACGAAGCCTTTACGATTCAACAGGGGATGATGACCACCACCCACAGCTATACCGGGGATCAACGGATTTTAGATGCCAGTCACCGGGATCTTCGCCGGGCCCGGGCCGCTGCCATTAATATTGTGCCTACCTCAACCGGGGCCGCCAAGGCTGTGGGTCTCGTGATTCCGGAACTCCAAGGTAAGCTAAACGGGATTGCCCTGCGCGTACCTACTCCTAATGTGTCCGTTGTAGATTTTGTCGCCCAAGTAGAAAAACCCACGATCGCCGAGCAGGTGAATAATGTCCTCAAGGAAGCGGCGGAAGGGCCGATGCAGGGGATCATTCACTATAGTGATCTGGAACTGGTTTCCAGTGACTACAAAGGTCATGATGCCTCCTCCATTTTGGATGCGTCCCTAACCATGGTGATGGGGGGCAATATGGTTAAAGTGGTGGCCTGGTATGACAACGAGTGGGGCTACAGCCAACGGGTGTTAGACTTGGCCGAGCATGTGGCTGCAAACTGGTCAGTCTAGGCGCGGTCTTTCAATTCAATTCAATTCCTTTTTCTTTTCCTTAAACTATGCAAGACAAGGCAATGTTAATGATTCCCGGCCCCACACCGGTGCCGGAGTCAGTTCTTCTTTCCCTCGCTAAACATCCCATTGGCCATCGCAGTGGTGAATTTAGCCAGATTATGGCCGAGATTACGGCGGGATTGAAGTGGCTGCATCAAACCAAGAACGATGTCCTCATTTTGGCGGCCAGTGGAACCGGAGCCATGGAGGCCGGGATCATTAATGTCTTGAGCGCGGGCGATCTCGTGGTGGTGGGCTGTAATGGCAAATTTGGCGATCGCTGGGGAGAGGTTTGTGATGCCTATGGCCTCAAAACCGAGCGGATTACGGCTCCTTGGGGAAAACCCTTAGACCCGGATTCCTTTCGCCAAGTGCTTGAGGCAGACACCGATAAAACCATCAAAGCGGTGATCATTACCCACAGTGAAACCTCTACTGGCGTGATCAATGATCTGGAAACGATCAATCGCTATGTGAAAGCCCATGGGGCCCTAATCATTGTGGATGCCGTCACCAGTTTAGGGGCCACCAATGTCCCTGTCGATGACTGGGGCCTAGATATTGTCGGTTCCGGTTCCCAAAAGGGCTACATGATGCCACCAGGTTTAGCCTTCGTGAGTGTGAGTGAAAAGGCTTGGGCGGCCTACCAAACCGCCACATTGCCCAAGTATTACCTGGATCTGGGTAAATATCGCAAAGATGCCCAGAAAAACACTACCCCCTTCACACCGCCAGTGAATCTCTTTTATTCCCTGCATACTGCCCTAACCATAATGCAGAGGGAGGGACTAGAGGCGATCTTTGCCCGTCATCAGCGACTACAATCAGCCACCCGGGCCGCCATCAAAGCGATGAACTTCGCCCTTTTTGCCGAGGATGGGTGTGCAAGTCCCGCCATTACGGCCGTAGTTCCCCAGGGAATCGACGCGGAGACCGTGCGTAGCTTGATGAAAAAGCGGTTTGATATTGCCCTCGCCGGTGGTCAGGATCATCTCAAGGGAGAGATTTTCCGGATTGGCCATTTGGGGTTTGTGGGCGATCGCGACATTTTAGCTGCCATTGCTGCCCTAGAGGCAGTGGTTTACGAGTTGGGCTATAAGAATTTTTCTCTAGGGGCGGGGGTGGCTGCCGCTGCTCAATGTATGGGTTAGTTTGATGTTAGACGGAAGCCCCGTAGTCTCATGTTTGACTACGCTGGATAGTGCTTTGCCTGATCGAAGAAACGTAATTGTTTTGAGTGATGGATAATTTCCCTGAGCCTCGCCTCACATCATGGCTTCATACATCTTCAATCACCGCATTACAGGACGATTGATTAGAGACGCTTTGACTAACTGAATATACAGAAATGAGGCTAAACAAGCTGTATCTAAGGATTAGTGGTGTTGCTAGTTTTGCCATGACTTTTGCCATATTGCAGATGAAGACATGATTAACGTGAGTTCGGGATAAGAGAGGGGCAGAACAGATAGGCTGAAAGTGCTCAATTCTCATCCCTCTGCTTGCCCTATGCTTAGTCTAGAAGAGTTATTTTGCTACGTCGATGATTTCTGCCAACAGTTTGAACCGATGTGGCAGCAACAGTTGCTAGGCAATGGACTCGCTCATCGTAGTCGAAGGCGC
Protein-coding sequences here:
- a CDS encoding ATP-dependent helicase, which produces METIAQDRALMQLRATLRPGQRELADWLGGPLAVSAVPGAGKSHGMAVAAAISVAREQLNHHRQLVVVTFTRSAAANIKARIRQYLNDLGLPRTGFTVQTLHGLALNIATSHPRLGLDLTVVSLISDYDKKRLYRSCVEQWARQNPHILEDLIRGQQDDSEETEVLRRRTALLTDILPKLANIAVGTAKSSYLTPADLYALADQVEDPYPILAIAADLYHRYQKGLGERQWIDYDEMILSALKLLEQDDKLRKDWQERVYAVFEDEAQDSSPLQTRLLELIAAQGDRPVNFVRVGDPNQAINSTFTSADPLFFREFCQDCQAQGRFYEMAQAGRCSPIIIEAANFLVHWANGAQVAGGELPFRSQDIQPVAANDPQPGANPPPWGQGLELHFPPDIFASVHLVQQRLAELFQANPQANAAILVRENKQGRFIADVLRNPQEYGWDNSLATQGITIFDVGGNERRSHVPEELLTLVQFLHRPHSPDYLKAALKVLTERQKIQPQDLNRLASQPEVFLYPTALDDPGSDREQEARQVCQELLQARLALPLYPLIAYCANYVGYSPTELATADSLIHQLAMMAQTRQTWAVVFPLWQDIVKSNQFENVELEETDSRYTRSGQVTIITMHKAKGLDWDAVFLPFLHAQTIPGSLWVPATAQFLGEVNLADVARAQIRARASHHPIPDLNTAWQQAKELKIAEDYRLLYVAMTRAKRLLWLSAAHKAPFSWAGFDWHRHYDLSDRPPCPFLLSLGDRFFAATP
- a CDS encoding photosystem II high light acclimation radical SAM protein, whose protein sequence is MPARVLYVRLPCNPIFPIGVVYLADHIHKQLPQVEQRIFDLGTVPPLDFQRALATCIDEFQPTHLVFSWRDIQIYAPVGGRGGNPLQNAFEFYYALNPLIKLRGAIGGLRVMLAYYGELWRNLGLIRQGIQHAKRYCPEVKTIVGGGAVSVFYEQLGRSLPQGTIISVGEGETLLAKVLQHQAIDQERCYVVGQGQPRDRLIHEWPNPIEKTACNYDYIETIWPELEYYLQGGDFYIGVQTKRGCPHNCCYCVYTVVEGKQVRINPAAEVVAEMRQFYDRGIRNFWFTDAQFIPARKFIPDAIALLKEILRTDMTDIHWAAYIRADNLTPELCDLMVQTGMNYFEIGITSGSQELVRKMRMGYNLRTVLQNCRDLKAAGFEDLVSVNYSFNVIDERPETIAQTVAYHRELEQIFGADKVEPAIFFIGLQPHTHLEDYAFDQGILKKGYNPMSLMPWTAKKLLWNPEPLGAVFGEVCLAAWRNNPNDFGREVMKILEDRFGRADLETALSAPIPEKTGRSLTSV
- a CDS encoding type I glyceraldehyde-3-phosphate dehydrogenase, whose translation is MVRVAINGFGRIGRNFMRCWLKRKANSKLDIVAINDTSDPRTNAHLLKYDSMLGTFHDADITSDESCIYADGKAFKCVSDRNPENLPWGAWDIDLVIEATGVFTTRDGANKHVNAGAKKVLITAPGKGNVPTYVVGVNHKTFDPNETILSNASCTTNCLAPIVKVLHEAFTIQQGMMTTTHSYTGDQRILDASHRDLRRARAAAINIVPTSTGAAKAVGLVIPELQGKLNGIALRVPTPNVSVVDFVAQVEKPTIAEQVNNVLKEAAEGPMQGIIHYSDLELVSSDYKGHDASSILDASLTMVMGGNMVKVVAWYDNEWGYSQRVLDLAEHVAANWSV
- a CDS encoding NAD(P)H-dependent oxidoreductase produces the protein MAVSLDDVLQQLQWRYATKKFDASKKIPESTWRVLEQSLVLAPSSFGLQPWKFFVVTDPELRQELVNHSWGQKQVVDASHLVVLAIKKGINTEDVDRYLARQAAVHQVPIENLQKYGDVVKGFLEKPPYPLDMDDWSTRQVYLALGQLMTAAAMLGIDTCPMEGFNPAKYDELLGLPTQGYKSVVVCTLGYRADDDKYASLPKVRYETEEVISYL
- a CDS encoding pyridoxal-phosphate-dependent aminotransferase family protein, translated to MQDKAMLMIPGPTPVPESVLLSLAKHPIGHRSGEFSQIMAEITAGLKWLHQTKNDVLILAASGTGAMEAGIINVLSAGDLVVVGCNGKFGDRWGEVCDAYGLKTERITAPWGKPLDPDSFRQVLEADTDKTIKAVIITHSETSTGVINDLETINRYVKAHGALIIVDAVTSLGATNVPVDDWGLDIVGSGSQKGYMMPPGLAFVSVSEKAWAAYQTATLPKYYLDLGKYRKDAQKNTTPFTPPVNLFYSLHTALTIMQREGLEAIFARHQRLQSATRAAIKAMNFALFAEDGCASPAITAVVPQGIDAETVRSLMKKRFDIALAGGQDHLKGEIFRIGHLGFVGDRDILAAIAALEAVVYELGYKNFSLGAGVAAAAQCMG
- the dprA gene encoding DNA-processing protein DprA gives rise to the protein MQVVEQESAYWLAWAQIPGVGPVLLKRIWQFFGSLSQAWQAPLGELAQVDGVGPKLLDMICQQQQTTNIAENYQTHCAKNPYFWTPADPLYPRLLGEIPDPPPFLYYSGDINPGENQGQITAVAIVGTREPSDYAKRWTRKLARTLGEHGFLVVSGLAAGIDTEAHRGCLEGGGRTMAVLGTGIDLIYPPQNRHLYGEICRNGVIVSEYVAGTPADRPNFPRRNRIIAGLCRATLIMEAPSKSGSLITARIAAEYGRDVYVLPGSLDNPRAMGCLGLVNRGAQIILGAGHLLELLGQTPTMDPPPRQERPPLPAELNCLLEAIARLSLNTNQPAVAFDLIVQETHLSAAAVSSGLLQLELMGLVSSEPGMRYQSLC
- a CDS encoding DUF4278 domain-containing protein — protein: MKLTYRGVAYQANSVKLPLVNDTISGKYRGATWQGKKLAESIDQPMYTLCWRGVTYNTDGSLVPVEATQGSLSGILADSTKPMAMDQHRAAILKSLEHRINVARNQGNQQLVQALEDEWKQFA
- a CDS encoding class I SAM-dependent methyltransferase — encoded protein: MAQSPSLSYPGKDLEAMSFAVNYHQWIMDVFSPYLTGAIAEVGAGKGSISNLLLEKNIDQLVAFEPSQEMYPDLAQSLAPDQRARAVNDFFSPSYGQGIFDAVVYINVLEHIEDDRTELTHAWQALKPKGYLLIFVPALGWLYSSFDQQIGHFRRYTKSGLMNRVKNAGFSILQADYFDLVGILPWYINFVLLGRSLGQGSVSLYDKLVIPPMRVIEQIVPPPIGKNVLLVGQKI